In the genome of Variibacter gotjawalensis, one region contains:
- a CDS encoding heterodisulfide reductase-related iron-sulfur binding cluster has protein sequence MQTHFSLAQLADPNVAEADKILRACVHCGFCTATCPTYVLLGDELDSPRGRIYLIKDMLENGRPAGDEEVKHIDRCLSCLACMTTCPSGVHYMHLVDHARAHIEETYKRPWRDRIVRDMLAMTLPYRGRFRAMVALGWLAGRGFKLASLIPWRHRVKTAIARKVVPTALGWSGLFQRMVAMVGLSPDVLPNRSPYEGPATFAPEGEKRARVAVMMGCANEVLAPQINAAAIRLLVRNGVEVVLAEGEGCCGALVHHMGREAQSHAQAKQNIDAWTREIERGGLDAILITASGCGTTVKDYGYMFRNDAAYAEKAARVAKLTKDISEYLVALKIEPATPASDIVVAYHAACSLQHGQRVLTPPKQLLKDAGFTVREAAESHLCCGSAGTYNMLQPEISRVLRDRKVANIERTSPDIIATGNIGCMFQIAQGTDVPIVHTVELLDWANGGPTPDALIKFENRAKVSPLTNGVLH, from the coding sequence ATGCAAACGCACTTCTCCCTCGCGCAACTTGCCGATCCGAATGTCGCGGAGGCCGACAAGATCCTGCGCGCTTGCGTGCATTGCGGGTTCTGCACCGCGACATGCCCGACCTACGTGCTGCTCGGCGACGAACTCGATTCACCGCGCGGACGCATCTACCTCATCAAGGACATGCTCGAGAACGGCCGCCCGGCCGGCGACGAAGAGGTCAAGCACATCGACCGCTGCCTCTCGTGCCTCGCCTGCATGACGACGTGTCCGTCCGGCGTGCATTACATGCACCTGGTCGACCATGCCCGCGCGCATATCGAAGAGACCTACAAGCGCCCATGGCGCGACCGCATCGTGCGCGACATGCTGGCGATGACGCTGCCGTATCGTGGGCGCTTCCGCGCCATGGTGGCGCTCGGGTGGCTCGCGGGGCGCGGTTTCAAGCTCGCGTCGCTGATCCCATGGCGCCATCGCGTGAAGACCGCGATCGCTCGCAAAGTGGTGCCTACGGCGCTCGGCTGGTCGGGTCTCTTCCAGCGCATGGTCGCGATGGTCGGTCTTTCGCCCGACGTCTTGCCGAACCGCTCGCCTTACGAAGGCCCGGCGACTTTTGCGCCTGAAGGCGAGAAGCGTGCGCGCGTCGCCGTCATGATGGGGTGCGCCAACGAAGTGCTGGCGCCGCAGATCAATGCGGCTGCGATCCGGCTGCTCGTACGCAACGGCGTTGAGGTCGTGTTGGCCGAAGGCGAGGGATGTTGCGGTGCGCTCGTCCATCACATGGGGCGCGAAGCGCAATCGCACGCGCAGGCTAAGCAGAATATCGACGCTTGGACGCGCGAGATCGAGCGCGGCGGCCTCGATGCGATCCTCATCACGGCGTCCGGCTGCGGCACGACGGTCAAAGATTATGGCTACATGTTCCGCAATGATGCCGCATATGCGGAGAAAGCCGCGCGCGTCGCTAAGCTTACAAAAGATATTTCGGAATATCTCGTCGCGCTGAAGATCGAACCGGCCACACCGGCGAGCGACATCGTCGTCGCGTATCACGCGGCTTGTTCGCTGCAGCACGGGCAGCGCGTTCTGACGCCGCCGAAGCAGTTGCTCAAAGACGCCGGCTTCACCGTGCGTGAAGCTGCGGAATCGCATCTTTGTTGCGGTTCGGCGGGCACTTACAACATGCTGCAGCCGGAGATTTCGCGCGTGTTGCGTGACCGCAAAGTGGCGAACATCGAGCGCACATCGCCCGACATCATCGCGACCGGAAACATCGGTTGCATGTTTCAAATTGCACAAGGCACAGACGTTCCGATCGTGCACACGGTCGAACTTCTCGACTGGGCTAACGGCGGTCCGACGCCCGACGCTTTGATAAAATTTGAAAACCGTGCGAAAGTTTCTCCGCTGACAAACGGTGTCCTGCACTAA
- the aceB gene encoding malate synthase A, with protein sequence MAKGKRRAGKKAGSKKKGAAKAAPKKMKKLTAKAAGGKKAAAKKSAKPKAKKSAVKKPAAKKVAKKVAKKAAKKTVKKPAAKTSAAKKPAAKSAAKKATARAGKAKAAPKKVVPKTVAPKKVAPKKVAAKKVAPKSLKAAAKPAAKPAAKPKVAAKPSNKPRSAARPSGRSAVGAVARAPRGTASGRSASTARRPAVTATRKPKKGGIAISGPLGDRYDEILTADALEFLAGLHRKFDSRRKALLKERVARQARFDDGELPDFLAETQTVRDGDWKVAPIPADLLDRRVEITGPVDRKMVVNALNCGANMYMADFEDANSPTWSNNIEGQINMKDRWAGKLDFTDPRTGKEYKVGEKTATLIIRPRGWHLEEAHLKIDGQPISGGLFDFGLYFFHNAKTLLDQGTRPYFYIPKLESHQEARLWNDVFVYAQEQLGLPTGLIKCTVLIETLTAAFEMDEILYELREHIAGLNAGRWDYIFSFIKKLAKNPNYILPDRGQVVMGKAFLGAYAALLVKTCHHRGAFAMGGMAAQIPVKNNPQANDEAFARVKADKEREARDGHDGTWVAHPDLVPVAKEVFDRMMPQQNQLDKLRDDVHVTRDDLLHIHEGTKTEEGFRHNMRVGVQYIEAWLRGRGAVPIYNLMEDAATAEISRAQIWQWIKYGVELEGGATATPELFRAAIDEEMAKVRDELGADYYDKGRFPEAIKLFTDLSLADEFEDFLTIPAYRMIA encoded by the coding sequence ATGGCCAAGGGTAAGCGTCGGGCCGGTAAGAAAGCCGGTTCGAAGAAGAAGGGGGCTGCGAAAGCGGCCCCCAAGAAGATGAAAAAGCTGACAGCGAAGGCTGCCGGCGGCAAGAAAGCCGCTGCGAAGAAGTCCGCCAAGCCGAAGGCCAAAAAGTCGGCTGTAAAGAAGCCGGCGGCCAAGAAGGTAGCCAAGAAGGTAGCCAAGAAGGCGGCGAAGAAAACCGTCAAGAAGCCTGCCGCGAAGACCTCCGCCGCCAAGAAGCCGGCTGCGAAGTCCGCCGCGAAGAAGGCAACGGCGCGCGCCGGCAAGGCGAAAGCCGCCCCCAAGAAAGTAGTTCCCAAGACAGTAGCTCCCAAAAAGGTTGCGCCGAAGAAGGTCGCCGCCAAAAAGGTTGCTCCGAAATCATTGAAGGCCGCGGCTAAGCCGGCCGCCAAACCGGCTGCGAAGCCGAAGGTGGCTGCCAAGCCGTCGAACAAGCCGCGTTCCGCAGCACGTCCGTCCGGCCGCAGCGCCGTCGGCGCCGTTGCACGGGCGCCGCGCGGCACCGCGAGCGGACGCAGCGCCAGCACGGCGCGCCGTCCGGCCGTCACCGCAACGCGCAAGCCCAAGAAGGGCGGCATCGCGATTTCGGGCCCGTTGGGAGATCGCTACGACGAGATCCTCACCGCCGATGCGCTGGAGTTCCTAGCCGGCCTGCACCGCAAGTTCGACAGCCGCCGCAAGGCGCTGCTGAAGGAGCGCGTCGCGCGTCAGGCCCGCTTCGACGACGGCGAACTGCCGGACTTCCTCGCCGAGACGCAAACCGTGCGCGACGGCGACTGGAAGGTCGCGCCGATCCCGGCCGATCTGCTCGACCGTCGCGTCGAGATCACCGGCCCGGTCGACCGCAAGATGGTCGTGAACGCGCTGAACTGCGGCGCCAACATGTATATGGCGGACTTCGAGGACGCCAATTCGCCGACTTGGTCCAACAACATCGAGGGCCAGATCAACATGAAGGACCGCTGGGCCGGGAAGCTCGACTTCACGGACCCGCGCACGGGCAAAGAGTACAAAGTCGGCGAGAAGACCGCGACGCTGATCATTCGTCCGCGTGGCTGGCATCTCGAAGAGGCGCATCTGAAGATCGACGGCCAGCCGATCTCCGGCGGCCTGTTCGACTTCGGCCTCTACTTCTTCCACAACGCAAAGACGCTGCTCGATCAGGGCACGCGTCCGTATTTCTACATCCCGAAGCTCGAGTCGCATCAGGAAGCGCGTCTGTGGAACGACGTGTTCGTCTATGCGCAGGAGCAGCTCGGCCTGCCGACCGGTCTCATCAAGTGCACGGTGCTGATCGAGACGCTGACGGCCGCGTTCGAGATGGACGAGATCCTGTACGAACTCCGCGAGCATATCGCGGGCCTCAATGCGGGCCGCTGGGACTACATCTTCTCCTTCATCAAGAAGCTGGCGAAGAACCCGAACTACATCCTGCCGGATCGCGGTCAGGTCGTGATGGGTAAGGCTTTCCTCGGTGCCTACGCGGCGCTGCTGGTCAAGACCTGCCACCATCGCGGCGCGTTCGCGATGGGCGGTATGGCGGCGCAGATCCCAGTCAAGAACAATCCGCAGGCGAACGACGAAGCCTTCGCGCGGGTCAAGGCCGATAAGGAGCGTGAAGCGCGCGACGGCCACGACGGCACGTGGGTCGCGCATCCGGATCTCGTTCCGGTCGCCAAGGAAGTGTTCGACCGCATGATGCCGCAGCAGAATCAGCTCGATAAGCTGCGTGACGATGTGCATGTGACGCGGGACGACCTGCTGCACATCCACGAAGGCACGAAGACCGAAGAGGGTTTCCGCCACAACATGCGCGTTGGTGTTCAATACATCGAGGCGTGGTTGCGTGGCCGCGGCGCGGTGCCGATCTACAACCTGATGGAAGACGCCGCGACGGCCGAAATCTCGCGTGCCCAGATCTGGCAGTGGATCAAGTACGGCGTCGAACTCGAAGGCGGCGCGACAGCGACGCCGGAGCTCTTCCGCGCTGCCATCGACGAAGAGATGGCGAAAGTGCGCGATGAGCTCGGAGCCGACTATTACGACAAGGGCCGCTTCCCGGAAGCGATCAAGCTGTTCACCGATCTCTCGCTTGCCGACGAGTTCGAGGACTTCTTGACGATCCCGGCTTATCGCATGATCGCGTAA
- the dps gene encoding DNA starvation/stationary phase protection protein Dps — MAKTAAKTAKLHQTKNGLKGNALKVSLTTLQERLVDGIDLALAVKQAHWNLKGPGFIGIHKMLDGFRDELDEFNDTVAERITQLGGTARGTTQAVGSETNLSPYPLDVYAIADHLAALIDRYAAYGNAVRKSIDETDDAGDKGTADLFTDVSRAVDKQLWFLEAHVQEPQGNMRDGNS; from the coding sequence ATGGCCAAGACCGCCGCGAAGACCGCAAAGCTTCATCAAACCAAAAACGGCTTGAAGGGAAATGCCCTCAAGGTTTCCCTCACAACACTGCAGGAAAGACTGGTGGACGGGATCGACCTCGCCCTAGCGGTCAAGCAGGCGCACTGGAATCTTAAGGGTCCCGGCTTCATCGGAATCCACAAGATGCTTGATGGTTTTCGTGACGAGCTCGACGAGTTCAACGACACGGTCGCGGAACGCATCACGCAGCTTGGCGGTACGGCGCGCGGCACGACGCAGGCCGTCGGGTCGGAAACCAATTTGTCGCCGTATCCGCTGGACGTTTACGCCATCGCGGACCACCTGGCGGCGTTGATCGATCGCTACGCAGCCTACGGCAATGCCGTGCGCAAGAGCATCGATGAAACCGACGATGCCGGCGACAAGGGCACGGCCGATTTGTTCACCGATGTATCACGCGCCGTCGACAAGCAGCTCTGGTTCTTAGAAGCGCATGTGCAGGAGCCGCAAGGCAACATGCGCGACGGCAACAGCTAA
- a CDS encoding Bug family tripartite tricarboxylate transporter substrate binding protein: MLPQILALALALFSVQAASAQTYPTRPITIVVAFAAGGSSDLIARVLAQHMRTSLGQPVIVENKGGADGAIGTEGVSRAAPDGYTLILSTTSTHAINPLLYKTIKYNPSKDFQPISLVAQSPNILVSSNAFDAKSVADVIARAKASPGKLNVATGATMHLLNAAMFKSMANVTWLDVPYKGSGPALNDLVAGQVDLMFDQLPSSLAQVQGGRLKAVAVTSAKRTSIAPEIPTIAEAGLPQFEATSWWGVFAPPNTPPDIVARLNAAVAQALKEPKLLETFRAMGLETWPSTPDEFAKLLVDEKAKWQKVIADNKIEVN; the protein is encoded by the coding sequence ATGCTCCCCCAAATTCTAGCGCTCGCGCTTGCGCTGTTCTCCGTGCAAGCCGCATCGGCGCAAACGTATCCGACGCGGCCGATCACGATAGTGGTCGCTTTCGCGGCGGGCGGCTCGTCCGATCTGATCGCGCGCGTGCTCGCGCAGCATATGCGCACCAGTCTCGGCCAGCCCGTGATCGTCGAAAACAAAGGGGGCGCGGACGGCGCGATCGGCACCGAAGGGGTCAGCCGCGCGGCGCCGGACGGCTACACATTGATCCTCAGCACGACCAGCACGCACGCGATCAACCCGCTGCTTTACAAGACGATCAAGTACAATCCGTCGAAAGATTTCCAGCCGATCTCGCTCGTCGCGCAGTCGCCGAATATTCTCGTCTCCAGCAATGCGTTCGATGCGAAATCCGTCGCCGACGTGATCGCGCGCGCGAAAGCGAGCCCCGGAAAACTCAACGTTGCGACCGGCGCGACGATGCATCTGCTCAACGCGGCGATGTTCAAGAGCATGGCGAACGTCACGTGGCTCGACGTGCCTTACAAGGGCAGCGGGCCGGCGCTGAACGATCTCGTCGCCGGGCAGGTCGACCTGATGTTCGACCAATTGCCATCGTCGCTGGCGCAAGTGCAGGGCGGACGGCTGAAAGCTGTTGCCGTGACGTCGGCGAAGCGCACCTCGATTGCGCCGGAGATTCCGACCATCGCGGAAGCCGGGCTTCCTCAATTCGAGGCGACATCGTGGTGGGGTGTCTTCGCGCCGCCGAACACGCCGCCCGACATCGTCGCGCGTCTCAACGCGGCGGTCGCGCAAGCATTGAAGGAGCCGAAGCTGCTGGAAACCTTCCGCGCGATGGGGCTCGAGACATGGCCAAGCACACCAGACGAGTTCGCCAAACTTCTCGTCGACGAGAAAGCGAAGTGGCAGAAGGTCATCGCCGACAACAAGATCGAAGTGAATTGA
- a CDS encoding amidohydrolase family protein — MTERRFETPAGLCDTHMHFYLPEFPAVAGAHVPSRGAVEDYAALRTRLGIDRVVVVQPTGYGFDNRCTLAGMASLGRDVARGVAVVRDDIADSELKSLHAAGIHGLRLAMIKGGAIGWQEADAIVRRVQSVGWHTQLQLDGSQLPTHESQILGWPGEIVVDHIGRFEGGVTKDHPAVRALLRLLDTGRVWLKLSAPYWGSRSGPPRYDDMADLVHLFVAAAPDRMVWATNWPHPSLATLPDDMMLLNCLADWVPDEAIRRRVLVDNPARLYGFPS; from the coding sequence ATGACCGAACGCCGCTTCGAAACGCCTGCCGGCCTGTGCGACACGCATATGCATTTCTATCTGCCGGAATTTCCGGCCGTAGCGGGCGCGCATGTTCCGTCACGTGGTGCGGTCGAAGACTACGCAGCGCTCCGTACCAGACTCGGTATCGATCGGGTCGTCGTCGTGCAGCCGACCGGCTACGGCTTCGACAATCGTTGCACGCTCGCCGGCATGGCGTCGCTCGGCCGCGATGTCGCGCGCGGCGTCGCGGTTGTGCGTGACGACATCGCCGACAGCGAGCTGAAGTCGCTCCATGCGGCGGGCATACACGGGCTGCGCCTCGCGATGATCAAAGGTGGCGCAATCGGTTGGCAAGAGGCCGACGCGATCGTTCGGCGCGTGCAGTCCGTCGGCTGGCACACGCAGCTCCAGCTCGATGGCTCGCAGCTCCCCACCCACGAGAGCCAAATTCTCGGCTGGCCCGGCGAGATCGTCGTCGATCACATCGGCCGCTTCGAAGGCGGGGTGACGAAAGATCATCCGGCGGTGCGCGCGCTGCTTCGCTTGCTCGACACCGGCCGCGTCTGGCTCAAGCTCTCGGCGCCGTATTGGGGCTCGCGTTCCGGGCCGCCGCGCTACGACGACATGGCGGACCTTGTTCACCTCTTCGTCGCGGCCGCGCCGGATCGCATGGTGTGGGCGACGAACTGGCCGCACCCGTCGCTGGCGACTCTGCCGGACGACATGATGCTGCTCAATTGCTTGGCCGACTGGGTTCCGGACGAGGCAATCCGCCGGCGCGTGCTCGTCGACAATCCGGCAAGACTTTACGGTTTTCCGAGCTGA
- a CDS encoding histidine biosynthesis protein HisIE — protein MAAKKATRKKPVRRAAAKKATARKTTAKRKPAAKKTAKKTTRKVAKKPAAKKTAKRAAPKRKTAAKKTTAKKASAKKAVRKAPAKKKAAAKRKPAKAARARVVKKTAPRKAAKRKAPAKKTAAIQPMGWLESAASLLKK, from the coding sequence ATGGCAGCTAAGAAAGCGACGCGTAAGAAACCGGTTCGTCGTGCGGCGGCGAAGAAGGCAACTGCGCGCAAGACCACCGCTAAGCGCAAGCCGGCGGCGAAGAAGACAGCCAAGAAGACGACGCGCAAGGTTGCAAAGAAGCCCGCAGCCAAGAAGACGGCAAAGCGCGCAGCGCCGAAGCGTAAGACCGCAGCGAAGAAGACCACTGCGAAGAAAGCTTCTGCAAAGAAGGCCGTTCGCAAGGCTCCGGCCAAGAAGAAGGCAGCTGCCAAGCGCAAGCCCGCTAAGGCTGCCCGCGCTCGCGTCGTCAAGAAGACGGCTCCGCGCAAGGCTGCCAAGCGCAAGGCCCCTGCAAAGAAGACCGCTGCGATCCAGCCGATGGGATGGCTCGAGTCCGCTGCGAGCCTTTTGAAGAAATAA
- a CDS encoding FAD-binding protein — protein sequence MTSTLKPRDANDVQVIVRDAVAGAQTLEIIGQGSKRTVGRPAQWDLTLDLSTLSGVTMYEPAELVLSAQAATPIAEIERLVAESHQELAFEPMDLGPVLGLPAGAGTIGGVIAANLSGPRRIKAGAARDHFLGFTAVSGRAETFKSGGRVVKNVTGYDLSKLMAGSWGTLAVMTDVTVKVLPRAETEATIVVLGLDDVAAVRLLNIAMGSAGEVSAAAFVPAGVADRLSIAVAAGRSVTALRLEGVPPSIAHRRAIVETLLGAMAALVLTEQESRDFWRGIRDALPFAAQPGTQRALWRISVPPMSGPDLAHRIRAAAPKSEFLFDWAGGLVWAEIDAAAAGASIVHRAVAAVGGHATLIRAPASVRAAVDVFDPQNAGVALLSKRIKENFDPKGVLGPGRMYAGV from the coding sequence ATGACCTCGACACTCAAACCGCGTGACGCCAACGACGTGCAGGTCATCGTCCGCGATGCCGTGGCGGGCGCGCAGACACTTGAAATCATCGGGCAGGGCTCGAAGCGCACGGTCGGCCGTCCCGCGCAGTGGGATTTGACACTCGATCTCTCGACGCTATCCGGCGTCACGATGTACGAACCGGCCGAGCTGGTGCTGTCCGCGCAGGCCGCAACGCCGATTGCCGAGATCGAGCGCCTCGTCGCCGAATCTCATCAGGAACTTGCTTTCGAGCCGATGGATCTCGGCCCGGTGCTCGGGCTTCCAGCCGGCGCCGGAACGATCGGCGGCGTCATCGCGGCGAATTTGTCCGGCCCGCGCCGCATCAAGGCGGGCGCTGCGCGCGATCACTTCCTCGGCTTTACGGCAGTGTCCGGCCGCGCCGAGACATTCAAATCCGGCGGACGCGTCGTGAAGAACGTCACGGGTTACGACCTGTCGAAGCTGATGGCGGGATCGTGGGGCACGCTCGCCGTGATGACCGACGTCACCGTGAAAGTGTTGCCGCGCGCCGAGACGGAAGCAACGATCGTGGTTCTCGGTCTTGATGACGTCGCCGCCGTGCGCCTGCTGAACATCGCGATGGGATCGGCCGGCGAAGTCTCCGCCGCCGCTTTCGTGCCCGCCGGCGTTGCCGACCGGCTCTCGATTGCTGTCGCGGCTGGGCGCTCCGTCACGGCACTGCGGCTCGAAGGCGTGCCGCCGTCGATTGCACATCGCCGTGCGATCGTCGAGACTCTGCTCGGCGCAATGGCGGCGCTGGTGCTGACTGAGCAGGAATCGCGCGACTTTTGGCGTGGCATACGCGATGCGCTTCCCTTCGCGGCGCAGCCTGGCACGCAGCGCGCGCTGTGGCGCATCTCAGTGCCGCCGATGAGCGGCCCCGATCTCGCGCACCGCATTCGTGCCGCCGCTCCGAAATCGGAGTTTTTGTTCGACTGGGCGGGTGGTCTGGTCTGGGCCGAGATCGATGCAGCGGCAGCGGGTGCGAGCATCGTCCACCGCGCGGTCGCGGCAGTCGGCGGCCACGCGACGCTGATCCGCGCGCCGGCCTCCGTCCGCGCCGCAGTCGACGTCTTCGATCCGCAGAATGCCGGCGTCGCGTTGCTCAGCAAGCGCATCAAAGAGAACTTCGACCCAAAGGGCGTGCTCGGGCCGGGCCGCATGTATGCGGGGGTTTAA
- a CDS encoding FAD-linked oxidase C-terminal domain-containing protein, protein MSVAMPAPLAEVLSRRDEIVAALRAIVPGEGVISHEREMKPFESDGLNAYKQTPMVVVLPDTTEQVSEVLKYCHEHGIRVVPRGAGTGLSGGALPLEDGVLLGLGKFNRVREIDYANRVAVVEPGVTNLAITRAVEGEGFYYAPDPSSQIACTIGGNIAENSGGVHCLKYGLTTNNVLGLEMVLITGEVIRIGGKHLDAGGYDLLGVMTGSEGLLGVVTEVTVRILRKPETARAVLVGFATSEDGGECVAKIIGAGIIPGGMEMMDRPAIHAAEDFLHCGYPLDVEAVLIVELDGPAAEVDHLLERVAAIAKECNAVTLKVSTSEEERLLFWAGRKAAFPAVGRISPDYMCMDGTIPRKALPFVLARMREMQDKHGLRVANVFHAGDGNLHPLILFDANKGELEQAEAFGNDILRLCVEVGGVLTGEHGVGVEKRDLMPAMFNEVDLEHQQRLKCAFDAKGLLNPGKVFPQLHRCAELGRMHVSRGQVPFPDIPRF, encoded by the coding sequence ATGTCCGTCGCAATGCCCGCACCGCTCGCCGAAGTCTTGTCGCGCCGCGACGAGATCGTAGCGGCGTTGCGTGCGATCGTTCCGGGCGAGGGTGTCATCTCGCACGAACGAGAAATGAAGCCGTTCGAGTCGGATGGGCTCAATGCCTACAAGCAGACGCCAATGGTGGTGGTTCTGCCGGATACGACCGAGCAAGTCTCCGAAGTTTTAAAATATTGCCACGAGCACGGCATCCGCGTCGTGCCGCGCGGCGCCGGGACAGGCCTCTCGGGCGGCGCATTGCCTCTCGAAGACGGCGTGCTGCTCGGCCTTGGCAAATTCAATCGCGTGCGTGAGATCGATTACGCAAACCGCGTCGCGGTGGTCGAGCCCGGTGTCACCAATCTTGCCATTACGCGCGCGGTCGAAGGCGAAGGCTTTTACTACGCGCCGGACCCCTCGTCGCAGATCGCCTGCACGATCGGTGGCAATATCGCGGAAAATTCCGGCGGAGTTCACTGCCTCAAATACGGCCTGACGACGAACAATGTCCTCGGCCTCGAAATGGTGCTCATCACCGGCGAAGTGATCCGCATCGGCGGCAAGCATCTCGACGCTGGCGGTTACGATCTGCTCGGCGTCATGACGGGTTCGGAGGGTTTGCTCGGTGTCGTTACGGAAGTCACCGTGCGCATTCTGCGTAAGCCCGAGACGGCGCGCGCCGTGCTGGTCGGCTTCGCGACGTCAGAAGACGGCGGCGAATGCGTCGCGAAGATTATTGGCGCCGGAATCATTCCGGGCGGCATGGAGATGATGGATCGCCCCGCGATCCACGCGGCCGAAGACTTCCTGCATTGCGGCTATCCGCTCGATGTCGAAGCCGTGCTGATCGTCGAACTCGATGGCCCTGCTGCTGAAGTCGATCACCTGCTCGAACGCGTCGCCGCGATCGCGAAGGAATGCAACGCCGTCACGCTGAAGGTGTCGACGTCGGAAGAAGAGCGCCTCTTGTTCTGGGCCGGACGCAAAGCGGCGTTCCCGGCTGTCGGCCGCATCTCGCCGGACTACATGTGCATGGACGGCACGATCCCGCGCAAAGCTTTGCCGTTCGTCCTCGCGCGTATGCGCGAAATGCAGGACAAGCACGGTCTCCGCGTCGCCAACGTCTTCCATGCGGGTGACGGCAATCTGCATCCGCTGATTTTATTCGATGCGAACAAAGGCGAACTCGAACAGGCCGAAGCTTTCGGCAACGATATCCTGCGCCTCTGCGTCGAGGTCGGTGGCGTCCTGACCGGCGAACACGGCGTCGGCGTCGAGAAGCGCGATCTGATGCCCGCAATGTTCAACGAGGTCGATCTCGAACATCAGCAGCGGCTCAAATGCGCGTTCGATGCGAAGGGTCTGCTCAATCCCGGCAAGGTGTTTCCGCAGTTGCACCGCTGCGCCGAACTCGGCCGCATGCATGTGAGCCGCGGTCAGGTGCCGTTCCCGGACATCCCGCGGTTTTGA
- a CDS encoding GFA family protein, with protein MALTGGCYCGAVRYEAGGKPLLKAQCHCRACQHVSGGGPNLFMLVKPDEFRFTKGEPKTFKRPDLENAVTREFCAECGTHLTTRRPGLPAVVLKIGTLDNPADFGGPAIAIFTGEMAPFHHIPDGMPAFEALPPGRS; from the coding sequence ATGGCGTTGACTGGTGGATGCTATTGCGGAGCCGTCCGCTACGAGGCCGGCGGCAAGCCGCTGCTCAAAGCGCAGTGCCATTGCCGCGCCTGCCAACATGTCAGCGGCGGCGGACCGAACCTCTTCATGCTGGTCAAACCGGACGAGTTCCGCTTCACCAAGGGCGAGCCGAAGACCTTCAAGCGCCCGGACCTTGAGAACGCAGTGACACGTGAGTTCTGCGCCGAATGCGGAACCCATCTGACGACGCGGCGGCCCGGCCTGCCCGCCGTCGTGCTCAAAATCGGAACGCTCGACAATCCGGCCGACTTCGGCGGCCCCGCGATCGCGATCTTTACGGGCGAGATGGCGCCGTTCCATCACATCCCGGACGGTATGCCGGCGTTCGAAGCCTTGCCTCCGGGGCGATCATAG